From Corynebacterium sp. BD556, the proteins below share one genomic window:
- a CDS encoding bile acid:sodium symporter family protein, protein MKVPPFLKDPLIQGILAAVALAVVFPADGHFAAVFAIATKIAIALLFFLYGARLSTREALKGLTHWRLHLLILALTYVLYPLIGLALKPFTALISAPLYQGILFAMLVPSTVQSSVALTGIARGNVSGAVVAASLSSLVGVVTTPLLVMLLMGAGDAIHVDEAVFVNIALQLLLPFVVGQLAHNFLPAVKVYAGAKATKFVDRGSIWMVVYAAFSSGMVAGVWDEIALWEVLALVGWASVLVFGMLAITKWIARALRFSYEDQVAIQMCGTQKSLASGVPMASVIFGGAAVGILIVPLMLYHLIQLMICSAAAARYCREARGRQ, encoded by the coding sequence ATGAAAGTTCCTCCCTTCCTCAAGGATCCCCTGATCCAGGGGATCCTCGCCGCGGTGGCCTTGGCGGTTGTGTTTCCCGCCGACGGCCACTTCGCGGCGGTTTTCGCCATCGCGACAAAGATCGCAATCGCGTTACTGTTCTTCCTCTACGGAGCGCGCCTATCTACCCGCGAGGCACTCAAAGGCCTGACGCATTGGCGCTTGCACCTGCTGATCCTCGCGCTAACCTACGTGCTCTACCCGCTGATCGGCTTGGCCCTAAAACCCTTCACGGCTCTCATTTCTGCGCCCCTGTACCAGGGGATCCTCTTTGCCATGCTCGTGCCCTCAACGGTGCAGTCATCGGTGGCCCTGACAGGCATTGCCCGAGGCAATGTGTCCGGGGCGGTGGTGGCAGCAAGCCTGTCCAGCTTGGTCGGTGTGGTGACCACACCACTGCTGGTGATGCTTCTGATGGGCGCCGGTGACGCCATACACGTCGATGAAGCCGTGTTTGTCAACATCGCTTTACAATTGCTGCTCCCCTTCGTTGTGGGGCAGCTAGCGCACAACTTCCTTCCCGCGGTCAAAGTGTATGCGGGCGCGAAGGCAACAAAGTTCGTGGACCGCGGTTCGATCTGGATGGTGGTCTACGCCGCCTTTTCCAGCGGCATGGTCGCCGGAGTGTGGGATGAGATCGCGCTGTGGGAAGTCCTCGCCCTGGTGGGATGGGCTAGCGTGTTGGTGTTCGGCATGCTCGCCATCACCAAATGGATCGCCCGCGCCTTGCGCTTTAGCTACGAAGATCAGGTGGCTATCCAAATGTGCGGCACGCAGAAGTCCCTGGCGTCCGGGGTGCCCATGGCCAGCGTCATCTTCGGCGGCGCCGCAGTGGGAATCCTCATCGTCCCGTTGATGCTGTACCACCTGATCCAACTGATGATCTGCTCCGCTGCTGCGGCGCGCTACTGTCGTGAGGCACGGGGCAGGCAATAA
- a CDS encoding ImmA/IrrE family metallo-endopeptidase, translating to MEKFANDTRTPFGMLFLPEPPEEVVPIPDMRTLGNLGVHQPSADLLDTIYQCQRRQDWYRDYALMSGFDEISFVGSTTVDAPANLIANEIRGALDFGLDERATFPSWEQAFRQLIDRIECIGVLVMVNGIVGSDTHRKLDPNEFRGFALADPLAPLIFVNGADTKAAQIFTLIHELAHIWLGGSALSDAAMTAKGGPEDEHWCNQVAAEVLVPLAALVADFRGVVNVNELERLAKRYRVSTLVVLKRLYDTKALPWDEYLRIYEEEKQRVMSILSARRGDGGGGNYYYTQPLRLSRNFSRAVITSAFEGSTSYRDAYQLLGTKKRATFENLAEELGVA from the coding sequence TTGGAGAAGTTTGCCAACGACACCCGCACGCCGTTTGGGATGCTTTTCCTTCCAGAACCACCTGAAGAGGTAGTTCCGATTCCAGACATGAGAACGTTAGGCAACCTCGGGGTCCATCAGCCGTCGGCAGACCTTCTCGACACCATATATCAGTGTCAGAGACGCCAAGACTGGTATCGAGATTATGCGTTAATGAGCGGTTTTGACGAAATTTCTTTTGTAGGGTCTACAACGGTTGATGCACCGGCTAACCTTATCGCCAATGAAATCCGGGGTGCACTAGATTTTGGCCTCGACGAACGAGCCACTTTTCCCAGCTGGGAACAGGCATTTCGACAGTTGATCGATCGCATCGAGTGTATCGGTGTCTTGGTTATGGTAAATGGCATCGTCGGGTCCGACACGCATCGGAAACTAGACCCTAACGAGTTTCGGGGTTTCGCTCTGGCAGACCCGCTTGCCCCATTGATCTTCGTAAACGGTGCAGATACCAAGGCAGCGCAGATTTTTACTTTGATCCATGAGTTGGCGCACATTTGGCTGGGCGGCAGCGCACTTTCGGATGCTGCCATGACAGCCAAAGGGGGACCCGAGGACGAACATTGGTGCAACCAAGTCGCCGCTGAGGTGCTCGTACCTTTGGCGGCATTGGTTGCAGACTTCAGGGGGGTAGTCAACGTTAACGAGTTGGAACGTCTCGCCAAGCGATACCGCGTCAGTACGCTGGTTGTCCTCAAGCGGCTCTACGATACCAAGGCTCTCCCCTGGGACGAATATCTCCGAATATATGAGGAAGAAAAGCAGCGCGTCATGTCCATTTTAAGTGCCAGGCGCGGTGACGGAGGAGGGGGAAATTATTACTACACCCAGCCGCTTCGTCTCAGCCGTAATTTTTCGCGTGCTGTAATCACGAGCGCTTTTGAAGGATCCACTTCTTACCGGGATGCGTATCAATTACTCGGTACGAAGAAGCGTGCAACGTTCGAAAATCTAGCCGAGGAATTAGGTGTCGCATAA
- a CDS encoding transposase, which yields MPRKFDQDAKDRVVRLVEDRIVAENLSMQDACQAVAPKLGVSWHSARQWTQAARRDGRVPDHLPEDLAAENARLRREVQELRDTNELLKAATAFFASELGPTRRK from the coding sequence ATGCCGAGGAAGTTTGACCAGGATGCGAAGGACCGCGTTGTCCGTCTCGTTGAAGACCGTATCGTGGCGGAAAATCTTTCGATGCAAGACGCATGTCAGGCTGTCGCACCCAAACTGGGTGTCTCGTGGCACTCAGCCCGCCAATGGACGCAGGCAGCTCGCCGCGACGGACGAGTCCCTGATCATTTGCCTGAAGACTTGGCTGCTGAAAACGCCAGGCTACGCCGCGAAGTTCAGGAGCTACGTGACACAAACGAGCTGTTGAAAGCTGCCACGGCTTTTTTCGCATCGGAACTCGGCCCAACACGTCGGAAATGA
- a CDS encoding IS3 family transposase: MIRFIDEQRDRFTVEFIYATLKNNRESGFITSRGYRQSKARGLSARALRDAAVMEHVRQVHANNYGVYGVRKMWRALRREGIHIGREQTARLMRLAGLSGKGKGGAPRTTRKPKGPDVRPDLVNREFRAPSPNRLWVADITYVRTRKGFAYTAFATDVYSRRIVGWALPDSMRTEALPLQALKPSDCVCEENRRSSSPFGPRLAIRQHHLQRASCRFRVFGRGSLRSW; encoded by the coding sequence ATGATCCGATTCATCGATGAACAGCGGGATCGTTTCACGGTCGAGTTCATCTATGCGACGTTGAAGAATAATCGTGAAAGTGGCTTCATTACCTCGCGTGGTTACAGGCAGTCGAAAGCCCGGGGCTTAAGTGCCCGCGCACTTCGTGACGCAGCCGTCATGGAGCATGTTCGCCAGGTTCACGCAAACAATTACGGCGTCTACGGCGTGCGGAAAATGTGGCGTGCCCTTCGACGTGAAGGCATTCATATCGGCCGCGAGCAGACCGCCCGCCTGATGCGCCTGGCCGGCCTGTCCGGCAAAGGCAAAGGAGGTGCACCTCGCACGACCCGCAAGCCGAAGGGGCCGGATGTGCGACCTGATCTGGTCAATCGTGAATTCAGAGCGCCAAGCCCCAACCGACTGTGGGTGGCTGACATCACCTATGTGCGCACGCGGAAAGGCTTCGCCTACACCGCATTTGCCACTGATGTGTATTCCCGCAGGATTGTCGGGTGGGCGTTGCCAGACTCGATGCGTACCGAGGCGTTGCCGCTGCAGGCGCTTAAACCAAGCGATTGTGTGTGCGAAGAAAACCGAAGGTCTAGTTCACCATTCGGACCACGGCTCGCAATACGTCAGCATCATCTACAACGAGCGTCTTGTCGTTTTCGGGTGTTTGGTCGGGGTAGTCTGCGTAGTTGGTAG
- a CDS encoding DUF4411 family protein, translating into MFLVDSNILIEAKNRYYAFDIAPGFWDWLEGAYQQGLACSIDAVRDELLKGDDELAAWARANPDFFKSIDQSTTNHFSDLTAWATSGSYRAEAIAAFTGNNADYLLIAYAREHQHTVVTHERSEPNARRRILIPDACLAMGVSTADTFQMMRATGAVLNLRTSA; encoded by the coding sequence ATGTTTCTCGTTGATTCGAACATCCTCATCGAGGCAAAGAATCGTTATTATGCGTTTGATATTGCTCCCGGGTTCTGGGATTGGCTTGAAGGTGCTTACCAACAGGGATTGGCTTGCAGTATTGATGCTGTCCGAGATGAGCTTCTCAAGGGAGACGATGAGCTGGCGGCATGGGCGCGTGCAAACCCCGACTTTTTTAAATCAATCGACCAATCGACAACGAACCACTTCAGCGACCTCACAGCCTGGGCTACTTCAGGTTCATATCGAGCCGAGGCCATTGCTGCCTTCACGGGAAATAACGCAGACTACCTTCTTATAGCTTATGCCCGCGAACATCAACATACGGTCGTCACCCATGAGCGCTCGGAGCCGAACGCGCGGAGGAGGATCCTAATCCCGGACGCGTGTTTGGCAATGGGCGTGAGCACGGCAGACACTTTCCAGATGATGCGTGCGACCGGGGCAGTTCTGAACCTGCGTACATCCGCCTAG
- a CDS encoding IS3 family transposase (programmed frameshift) — protein MPRKTYTEQFKRDAVTLYESTPGATINAIASDLGVNRNSLRTWLDAFGTGTKTNANGEKVASPIAAANSERTPAQGLSDAERIRMLERENATLREEREILRKAAKYFAEGDELVNRFQFVDDYRDFYEVKRLCEVLKINRSSYYKWKSAAPARRRRLVADAALGARIKAVFTAENGCYGAKRITAAINSDPTSDDRLNHKRTARLMRQMELFGYTKKRRVKTTVSAKRAPTFPDLLARRFTAEKPNTVYVGDITYLPIADGSNMYLATVIDCYSRQLTGFAIAVHMRTELVEEALMMAYGIRGGLDGAIFHSDHGSVYTSDRYRRLCERLGVTQSMGAIGTSADNSLAESFNATLKREVLQDAPVFASQLVCRRDVFQWCSRYNTKRLHSRCGYRSPNAFESSETAILKTASD, from the exons ATGCCACGCAAGACCTACACCGAGCAGTTCAAGCGTGACGCAGTGACGTTGTACGAGTCGACCCCTGGAGCCACGATCAACGCGATCGCCTCCGATCTCGGGGTCAACCGCAACTCCCTGCGCACCTGGCTCGACGCCTTCGGCACCGGCACCAAAACCAACGCCAACGGTGAAAAAGTCGCCAGCCCGATCGCCGCAGCCAACAGCGAACGTACTCCTGCTCAAGGACTCTCCGATGCCGAACGCATCCGCATGCTGGAACGCGAAAACGCCACGCTACGGGAAGAACGAGAGATCCTGCGCAAGGCGGCCAAATATTTCGCGGAAG GAGACGAACTGGTGAACCGCTTTCAGTTCGTTGATGACTACCGAGACTTCTACGAGGTCAAGCGGTTATGTGAGGTCCTGAAGATCAACCGGTCCTCCTACTACAAGTGGAAATCTGCTGCTCCTGCCCGCCGGCGACGCCTCGTCGCTGACGCGGCGCTGGGAGCGAGGATCAAGGCCGTGTTCACAGCTGAGAACGGCTGTTACGGGGCGAAACGCATCACAGCGGCCATCAACTCGGATCCGACCAGCGATGATCGCCTCAATCACAAGCGCACCGCCAGGCTGATGCGCCAGATGGAATTGTTCGGCTACACCAAGAAACGCCGCGTAAAGACCACGGTGTCTGCGAAACGCGCTCCGACGTTTCCGGATCTGCTCGCACGCCGTTTCACCGCGGAGAAACCAAACACGGTCTACGTCGGCGATATCACCTACCTCCCGATTGCAGATGGGTCGAATATGTACCTGGCGACGGTCATCGACTGCTACTCGCGGCAGTTGACCGGTTTCGCGATCGCCGTCCACATGCGTACGGAGTTAGTTGAAGAGGCTTTGATGATGGCTTACGGGATCCGTGGCGGGCTTGACGGAGCGATTTTCCACTCCGATCATGGCAGTGTATACACCTCTGATCGGTACCGAAGACTATGTGAACGTCTCGGTGTTACCCAATCGATGGGAGCAATTGGTACCAGCGCGGATAATTCTCTGGCGGAGTCGTTCAACGCCACGTTGAAACGGGAAGTCCTTCAAGATGCACCTGTTTTCGCCAGTCAGCTGGTGTGTCGCCGGGACGTGTTCCAATGGTGCAGTCGCTACAACACCAAACGCCTGCACTCGAGGTGCGGCTATCGTTCGCCGAACGCCTTTGAATCTTCCGAAACAGCTATACTCAAAACCGCATCTGATTAA